In Leptolyngbya sp. NIES-2104, the genomic window ACAAAACTTTCAACGAGTCGCATATGCCAAATTCTAAGGCTGGCTTCTTCAGCGACGCGATCGGCAAGTCCTCGATCGACTGGAGAAAGTTCATCGAGTTTGAGATCTTCCCGGAAAATCAAATCCCATGCAGCCTGTTCCAATCGACGACAGCGATCGATGACAGTTCCTTTCGGTTGTAGATTGAAATATTGTTCTGTAACTGTCAGCGCTGAATCAAGAAGATTTTGCAGCCGTAATGCTAATCTGGCATTCGGTTCAGCGTTCTCTACGGACGGTAAATTCTGATGATAAAACTTTGTGTAAAATAATTCCATGACCGTTAGCATATGTTCTGCGATCGCATAGAGTCGCGCATAACGATCTGGATTCTGGGGTTTAATTCCTGCATCAACTTCGAGTGAATGTAAAAGCTGATCAACTTGATTCCAAGTCTGTTTTACGTAGCGGTACTGAATTCCAATTGGGACAATCACAACCTTTTCATCTCGATTCTCTTTTCGCAAATCTTCCGCACACCAAAATCCCATTTGTGCGATTCCTGGTTCTAATGGACTCACGATCTCATTGTGTCCATTCGTTGCGCCTTCCGGTGCTGCCATGAGTGGAAATTGTCCATTCGCTAAAAGATTTCGAGCCGATCGCAATCCGACTCGATCGAGCTTGCCCCGATGAATTGGAGTACCCCCTAGTTTTGAGTACATCCAACCAATTGAAGAACCTGCCCAAAGCGGAATTCCACGATCGTACATAAAGTGGGCGTGAGTCGGAGCTTTTAACCGAATTCCCATCCGTCGAGCCGTTCTTGGTAAAAGATAGTGCATCAGATACATCATGCAAAACGGATCGTCAGCACTGGGATGACGAAACGCCAGCAGCAACCGGACTTTTCCTGCTTGGAATTGCTGATACAGTTCTACAAGCTGCTCGACATTGACCGCTTCAATATTGGCGATCGAGGTTTTGCGCCGCATCCACACAGGCAAGATCGATCGGGCAATCCGCAAAACGTTGAAATTCAAATCAGGCGGGATGAACTCTAGCGGCGGTTGAACGAATTGAGTGGGGCGCGGCACAGTGAAAAGCTCCAGAAACGTGAGGGATGTCAGTATCTTAGAGGCGAAATTTTCACTTGATCACGATCGCGTTACAGATTGAAAAGCGGATCAGAAAATAAAGTTCAATTTCAATTCCCATCCGGTTTCGGTGTGAATTAGCTCGATTTGGCGAATAAATTCTCGAAAGTAGAATCGGCGTTCTGCTTCGGATAAATCGAGCCAAAATTGCGGAATCGAAACGGTTTGAGCGATCGCTTTCAGATTGACGGGCGGCAGTTGAGATAATTTGGTTTGCAGTTCTGCTATTTCACTCCGGAGTCTGTACGATCGCAGATCTGCCGTTTCTGTGTCTAGAATTCCAGATTCGATCAATGGTGGAATTTGTTCTAAGACGGATTGTTTTTGTGCGATCGCGTTTTGCAAATTTGATTTAATCGCGTCAATATCCGGCGTTCCAACTTCTGAAACGGCACGCGGTAAGTCTTCGCAAATTTTATCGATCGTGCCTTGTAAAATCTCTTCGTAAGCGATCGATTTACATTGTTTCCGGCATTGCATCGGACGTAGGTACAAGTATTCTTTTTTGCCTTTCTTTCGGGATGTCACTCGTGTAATCGTCATGCCCGACTGACATTCACCACAGGCAACTAAACCCGCAAGCGATCGAGGAGCGCTCGCCGTTCGAGCAGGTAAGCGACGATTGCGACGCAGTAATCGATCGATTTGAGCGGCTTCGTCCCGCGACAAAATCGCTGGATGCGTATCAGGAATTGTTTCGCCTGTTTGATAGTCCAAATCGCCCCGATACACGGAACTAGTGAGCCAGCGTTGACCCGTTGAAACAGAGATTTTTTTGGCGTATTTCTTCTCTAAAAATCGAACTGCACCCCGTAGAGAACCGTACAGCAGAAAATGATCGAAGAATTCTTTGACAACAGGAGCGGTTGAGCGATCGAGAATATATCGATTTCGACTGCGCCGGTATCCGTAGGGAGCTTTTCCCGGTGGAGCCAGCGTTTTAATTCGATTTCGAGCGTGACCTTGACGAATTTTTTTACTTTTCTGATTGTGTTGTAATTCTTGTAATTGCTGTAGTGTGTTTGCTGATAATTCTCCTGATTCAGTTGTAATCACTTCAATGTTGAGAGATTCTAATTGAAATAAGCGATCGTGAATTTCTGCGATCGAATCTCCTAACTCTTCCAATCGTCGAATCTGCAATTGAACTGATTCATTTTCGCTGATTAATTGCCGTAATTGAATGCGATCGCTTGAGAAATCCTGATAAACGCAATCGACTTCCAAATGTGTTATATCTAGCGTTTCTTCTAGCAATGGATCGCTGTAGAGATAAGCAATCACTTTCATATGTGATTAAGCTTCTCCTAGCTCGATAATATTGCTATCTGGATCTCTCACAAATAACGCTGCCCGACCCGATGCGCTCAGTTGAAATTCACAGTTGTGTGTGATTAATTGCTGTTTTGCGTCCTCCAAACTGGCGACAGAAAAAGCGAGATGGCGATTTCTTCCCCATTTTTGTTCATTCTGAATGTCCGAAGATTGAGCAGAATCAGCGATTAAATGAATCTGAAATGATCCAACTTCGTACCAAGCACCAGGAAATTTCAAAATGCGATCGATCTTTTGCAATCCTAATACTGTTCCATAAAAATGCTCGGATTTCTCCAGATCAGAAACCACGATCGCGACGTGTAAAAACTGCGTAAGTTGCATCATTGCACTGGTTTTAATGTTTCGTTTCAGTCTAGCGCACACCTTCGGACGGAAGATCTCGATCGCACCAAAGCGGTATATTGAACTTGCTGATATTCGATCGCGCTATGAATCCTCTCAAACACAAAGAACTTTTACGGGGCTTTCTTGCTGCTGCACTGATTATTGTTGGAACCACTCACTTTCTCGTTCCCCAAGAATACGCAAAAATTGTTCCGCCTATCTTTCCAGCGTACACTTCGGTATACGTCAGCGGATTCTTTGAAATTTTAGGCGGTATTGGCTTATGTGTTCCTTATCTTAGTGTTGTAGCAGCGCGGGGATTGATTTCGCTATTTATCGCCGTATTTCCTGCCAATATCTATTTAGCATTGCACAGCGACATTACCCTTACTAATATTCCTCACAGTCCATTGTTTTACTGGCTGCGATTACCATTCCAGCCTATATTGATTGCTTGGGCGTATTGGTATACTCGCAATCCTCAAGACCAAAAAGGAGCTACAAGGATCGCGAAGCAATGGCAAGAACTCGATCGCTTAGTTGAAAAGAAATAACTTAGAGAATCTTTTCCAACCCGTACACCAGCGATTTTAACGGAATCACCTTCCGAATCGAGAGCAACACTCCGGGCATATAACAAGTGCGATCGGTCGCATCATGCCGCAACGTGTAAATTTGTCCTTGTGCCCCGAAAATAATCTCTTGATGCGCGACGAGTCCCGGCAGTCGAACGCTGTGAATCCGAATTCCTTCTTCAGCCAGTGCGCCTCTCGCTCCCGTAATTTTCTCGGTTTCAGAGACGATCGCGTCGTTGTACGTCTTACCCATTTCCGCTAACATCTGCGCCGTTTGTACCGCTGTCCCACTCGGTGCGTCCGCTTTCTGATTGTGATGCAGTTCAATAATTTCAACGTGATCAAAATATTGTGAAGCTTGAATCGCGGCTTGCTGCATCAGCACAACCCCGATCGAGAAATTTGGCACAATCAAACATCCGGTACTGGCTTTATCCGCAAACTCGGCTAAATCTCGAATTTGTCCTGCACTTAATCCGGTTGTGCCCACGACTGGACGAACCCCGTATGCGATCGCAGAACGAACATTGCCATAAACCGCGTCCGGGTGCGTCACATCCACCACTACACCCAATTCTTTTTCCTGAGACAGCATTGCCATCATCGGCTCATACTCATTTGTCACAGGCACTTCGAGCGCACCGCAGCCGATAATTTCGCCAATGTCCTGTCCCTGATAATCGGGATTTCTCGCAAGCGCTCCGATCAGATTCATATCCGGCGACTGGGACACGGCTTTAATAATTTCGCGCCCCATTTTGCCCGTCGCACCATTGACCACGACTGGAATTTTCCCTGCCATCGATCGCTCCCAAATTCAGCTTCTTCATTCTGCCACTCCCGCTTCATGTCACAATAAGAAACGCGAATTAAAACAGCTTTACAGTTTCAGGACAAGCCGTGACCTTTACGACACAACCCACATCACAAAACGGACGATCGACCGCCGCACCCGCTCGGCGACGTGCAGTCTTTCCTTTTACTGCGATCGTTGGACAAGAAGAAATGAAATTGGCGCTTTTGCTCAATATCATCGACCCCAAAATCGGCGGCGTGATGATCATGGGCGATCGCGGAACTGGAAAATCAACCACGATTCGAGCTTTAGCAGATTTGCTGCCAGAAATCGATGTCGTTGCTGATGATCCGTTTAACAGTCATCCGAATGATCCTGAATTGATGGGCGATTCAGTCCGCCAACTGATCGAGCAAAATGCAGATGTGCCCGTCGTGAAGAAAAAGGTGATGATGGTCGATTTGCCGTTGGGTGCGACCGAAGATCGGGTGTGCGGCACGATCGATATTGAAAAAGCCTTGTCCGAAGGGGTGAAAGCGTTTGAACCCGGACTGTTGGCAAAAGCGAATCGCGGCATCCTCTACGTCGATGAAGTGAACCTGCTCGATGATCACTTAGTCGATGTCCTGCTTGATTCTGCGGCTTCTGGTTGGAATACAGTCGAGCGTGAAGGCATTTCGATTCGACATCCGGCAAGATTCGTGTTAGTTGGATCAGGCAACCCAGAAGAAGGTGAACTTCGACCGCAATTGCTCGATCGATTCGGCATGCACGCTGAAATTCGCACCGTGAAAGAGCCTGTCCTGCGGGTTCAAATCGTGGAACAGCGTACCGAATTCGATCAAGATCCAGTGCCGTTCTTAGAGAAATATGAACCGCAGCAGAACGATTTGCAGCGTCAGATTGTAGAGGCTCAAGAGCGATTGAAGGGAATTGCGATCGACTATGATCTGCGCGTCAAAATCTCGCAAATGTGTTCTGAACTCGATGTCGATGGCTTGCGCGGCGACATTGTGACGAATCGAGCGGCGAAAGCGTTAGCAGCTCTAGAAGGTCGTACGGAAGTAACAGTGGATGAGATTCGGCGAATTGCTCCCCTGTGCTTACGTCACCGATTGCGGAAAGATCCGATGGAATCGATCGATTCAGGCTACAAGGTGGAAAAGGTCTTCGATCAAGTGTTTGGAATCGCTGAATAAGAGGAAAACCGGGTGCTATTGACCCGGTTTTTTTTCGAGAATTATAAGCTTGCAGTCTTACCCGTTTCTGCTTGAGACGGAACCGCTTGAACCTCGGTGTATCCCATTTCGCTTGCCAACTCGCGCAACAGCGAAATTTGTTGCTCAAACTCAAACGCTTCGATCCGTTTCAAGAAATTACCGATCGCATCCGATTGTTGATATTCCGCAGGCATTCCGACCACTGTTTCACCCATTCCGACCGCCCACGCATACCAAACCAATAATTGATTGTTTTCTTTCAAAGCACCATAATCGCGAGAGTACTCAGTATCTGCCCGATTTACAATATCGCGCATCACTTGAAGCTGGTCTTGATGCGACAAGTTATAGAAATTGCCCAACAAAATCGGTGCTAGTTCCGGTTCTGCCGCTTGAGGAGCCGCAGGCGTGATCGAGTCGCCCATTTTTTCATAAACGTAGTACAGTAGTGCCAACTTATCATCAGCAGACAACTGATTAAAATCTTCGACCGCGCTTGTAAGACCTTCGCCCAAATAATCGGACGGATCGACGTTCTGACTTGCAGACTGAGGCATTGAACTTTCTCCATTAAAAACGTCATTCAAGACGTATCAGGCTTTACAGAAGAAAATCGCCCTTCTCTAGACCGACTTGCAAATCTATCTTGCGATCGCTGATCCCCACTCGAAAATCCAGTAAGGTATCAGCACGAAAGATAGGAGAATTTACTATGTCTGAAATTAATACTGAAGCTCAAACACATGACGCTGAACTGGTTGCTGAAGAAATCGCAGCAGGCGATCGACCCGCTCCGAAAGTAGATGTTTCTGCCGATTACGAAGCCGCTCAAGAATTTAGCCAAAGCAACGTTGATAAAGCTGGAAAAGGTCAAGAAGCCGCCGAAGCCGCAACTGCTCCTCACTTTGAAGCGCATTCGGCTGAAGAAACTGAGCTTCCGACTGATCATCTTGCATCAGAACCGACTGGCGACCCAGACTTGTACCGCGACATGGCGAAAGAGGTGAGTCATGGTTCGAGTGCAACCGGAAATGTCGATGATGACTTGGTGAAAAAAGCACTGGAACTAGGAAAACCGGGTGAGCATTAATTTGATCTGCGATCGACGAGAACGATTTTCCCGATCGTCACTCCGCTGTTGAGCATAAATGATGCCGATCGAGAGGGTGACGACGATCGCCAAAACTACCCCAACAATCCAATAAAAGCGGCGCTGATGTTTCGAGGATTTAGAATTCGCTGGAACAATCAGCGCTTTGATTTGATTGATATTGTGTGTGGTAAATGCAATTGCGGTTTGCTCTTCTCGCTCAGTTCTCAGTGCTAAAGCATCTCTCAAAGTGTCGTATCCAGTCGTTACTTCCTGCTGACAAAAAGCGAGTGTCCCTAATTGATGTAACGCCCACGATTCGGTGACTTCATCTTCAAGTGCCCACGATGCAGACAAACTCCAGCGCAAGAGTTTCGACCAACTTCCCCAAAGTTTCGCGATCGCAAACGCTCCTTCAATCGATCGAACAATTTCAATTACTTCTGTAAACCGTCGTTGATTCGCTGCCCATTGCACTGTAACCATGAGCAATTCGCGCTCTTGAATCAGGTTTTGCGGTCGGCTCCGAACCCAATTCAGTACATAAGCGAGAACCTTTTCCATCCAGCTTTCTGAGATTCGATACTGTCTCCAAAGTTTGTATCGTCCTTGATCAGCCTGAATAACGCGATTGAACTCTGAAACATTCGTAATTGCTGTAATTTGTTCTGCTGTTAGTGAGATTCCAACAGTCGCTAATAATTCAAGCACTGCTTGTTCTGGTTCAGTCACGGGTTCCAAATTGACCTCTGGATCAGAAAGCTCGATCGCAGTATTCGCTTGAAAAAATCGTCGGACAACAGACGCGATCGCAAATCGACTTTCCGGTAAAACTTGCTGAAGCTGCTCTAATTCTGCTGCCGTTAGGGTTGAATGACTGAGCAGAATCAATGATTGTCGATCGCTTAATCCCGATCGAATCTCTGCTCTCGACGGCTTTACATCCGAGGGCACGCGATACAACTGCTCAAAAATGATTTGGAGAAGATCTTCGAGCGGATCACTCAGATCCAGATAGAAAATTCCGTGTGGGTAAACCGCTTGAAGTTCAGACTTTTGGGAAAGCGATCGTAACAATTCAATCTTGGCGAATCCCAGTCCATGAACCTCGATCGATCGTCGCACTTTCAAAGCAGAGAACGCTTCAGGAATTGAAACTTCTGGATTTGAGAATGACAGGCTTGGAGTCATCGGCTCAAACGATCTCGTCTCTACTGAAATTTCTTGTAAGATCGCGCCATACTCAGAACCGATCAGTAACTCACATTCCTCAAGAATCAATCGATTCACAACAACGTGTCCTAGTGCAGTCTCAATTGTGCTGAAAAGGTCAGAATGAGACATAACTCGCACCAGTCAACTCTGCACTCGAACGTTTAATTTTGCTTCAAGGCGAAATCATGATAAGCCAATCAGCAAGAACTGTCTAGCCTCAGAGTAATCTAGTTTAGCGATCGCAATTGTGCCACGGCAAACTCGATCGAATTTGAGGGATCTGCCGGATCAGAACTCACTCGCGCTAACGTCGCCAAAAATTCCGTAATATTCTCAAATTCACAATACGCTGAAGCATACCGAATACAAGCCGCTTCACTCAACGGCTGCAACTCCCGCAGTACCAATTCACTAATTTCGCTGCTCGAAACCTCTCGATTCGTTCGCTGTTGCAGAATTGCCTCGATCGCGCTCACCACCGTCTCAACCTGAACTGTCCCGATCGCAGTTCGTTCGCAAATTCGGGTCAGTGATCGTACGAGTTTTTCTCGATCGAATCCTTCTCGGTTGCCATTTTCCTTCACCACCACAAGCGGCGCAAATTCCACCCGCTCATAGGTCGTAAACCGATGATTACACTTGAGACATTCTCGCCGTCGCCGCACACTTTGACCGCCCTCAGCAGCCCGCGACTCTAGCACTCGGTTTTCCAGATTATGACAAGCAGGACAACGCATAGATTTTGTCAGTGATGATCAGACACATCATACCGCTAGTGTAGCAACTCTGATAATTTTTTTGCTTTGCGCTATGGACAGCGGAAAGCTGGGTATTCTTCATCTAGACTTCATCTTTTGCCGTGAGATTGATCTTTCGCACCTCTCGATCTGATCACGATCGTACACTTGGGCGATTTAAATCACACGAATTCAGGGCATTGCCGTTAGAAATTCAGTGATTCAGGGCAACTTTACTAAAGCGAACCTCGTTAGTCATTCCCTGCACTAGCGAGTTCCAGCCCAAACGTAAGTCTTTGTCTGGGCGCATTTCACAATAGCTTGGCAACTGGCGCATGAA contains:
- a CDS encoding recombinase family protein; translation: MKVIAYLYSDPLLEETLDITHLEVDCVYQDFSSDRIQLRQLISENESVQLQIRRLEELGDSIAEIHDRLFQLESLNIEVITTESGELSANTLQQLQELQHNQKSKKIRQGHARNRIKTLAPPGKAPYGYRRSRNRYILDRSTAPVVKEFFDHFLLYGSLRGAVRFLEKKYAKKISVSTGQRWLTSSVYRGDLDYQTGETIPDTHPAILSRDEAAQIDRLLRRNRRLPARTASAPRSLAGLVACGECQSGMTITRVTSRKKGKKEYLYLRPMQCRKQCKSIAYEEILQGTIDKICEDLPRAVSEVGTPDIDAIKSNLQNAIAQKQSVLEQIPPLIESGILDTETADLRSYRLRSEIAELQTKLSQLPPVNLKAIAQTVSIPQFWLDLSEAERRFYFREFIRQIELIHTETGWELKLNFIF
- a CDS encoding VOC family protein; the protein is MMQLTQFLHVAIVVSDLEKSEHFYGTVLGLQKIDRILKFPGAWYEVGSFQIHLIADSAQSSDIQNEQKWGRNRHLAFSVASLEDAKQQLITHNCEFQLSASGRAALFVRDPDSNIIELGEA
- the dapB gene encoding 4-hydroxy-tetrahydrodipicolinate reductase, producing the protein MAGKIPVVVNGATGKMGREIIKAVSQSPDMNLIGALARNPDYQGQDIGEIIGCGALEVPVTNEYEPMMAMLSQEKELGVVVDVTHPDAVYGNVRSAIAYGVRPVVGTTGLSAGQIRDLAEFADKASTGCLIVPNFSIGVVLMQQAAIQASQYFDHVEIIELHHNQKADAPSGTAVQTAQMLAEMGKTYNDAIVSETEKITGARGALAEEGIRIHSVRLPGLVAHQEIIFGAQGQIYTLRHDATDRTCYMPGVLLSIRKVIPLKSLVYGLEKIL
- the nrdR gene encoding transcriptional regulator NrdR, producing the protein MRCPACHNLENRVLESRAAEGGQSVRRRRECLKCNHRFTTYERVEFAPLVVVKENGNREGFDREKLVRSLTRICERTAIGTVQVETVVSAIEAILQQRTNREVSSSEISELVLRELQPLSEAACIRYASAYCEFENITEFLATLARVSSDPADPSNSIEFAVAQLRSLN
- a CDS encoding orange carotenoid protein N-terminal domain-containing protein — its product is MPQSASQNVDPSDYLGEGLTSAVEDFNQLSADDKLALLYYVYEKMGDSITPAAPQAAEPELAPILLGNFYNLSHQDQLQVMRDIVNRADTEYSRDYGALKENNQLLVWYAWAVGMGETVVGMPAEYQQSDAIGNFLKRIEAFEFEQQISLLRELASEMGYTEVQAVPSQAETGKTASL
- the bchI gene encoding magnesium chelatase ATPase subunit I, coding for MTFTTQPTSQNGRSTAAPARRRAVFPFTAIVGQEEMKLALLLNIIDPKIGGVMIMGDRGTGKSTTIRALADLLPEIDVVADDPFNSHPNDPELMGDSVRQLIEQNADVPVVKKKVMMVDLPLGATEDRVCGTIDIEKALSEGVKAFEPGLLAKANRGILYVDEVNLLDDHLVDVLLDSAASGWNTVEREGISIRHPARFVLVGSGNPEEGELRPQLLDRFGMHAEIRTVKEPVLRVQIVEQRTEFDQDPVPFLEKYEPQQNDLQRQIVEAQERLKGIAIDYDLRVKISQMCSELDVDGLRGDIVTNRAAKALAALEGRTEVTVDEIRRIAPLCLRHRLRKDPMESIDSGYKVEKVFDQVFGIAE
- a CDS encoding 1-acyl-sn-glycerol-3-phosphate acyltransferase, which codes for MPRPTQFVQPPLEFIPPDLNFNVLRIARSILPVWMRRKTSIANIEAVNVEQLVELYQQFQAGKVRLLLAFRHPSADDPFCMMYLMHYLLPRTARRMGIRLKAPTHAHFMYDRGIPLWAGSSIGWMYSKLGGTPIHRGKLDRVGLRSARNLLANGQFPLMAAPEGATNGHNEIVSPLEPGIAQMGFWCAEDLRKENRDEKVVIVPIGIQYRYVKQTWNQVDQLLHSLEVDAGIKPQNPDRYARLYAIAEHMLTVMELFYTKFYHQNLPSVENAEPNARLALRLQNLLDSALTVTEQYFNLQPKGTVIDRCRRLEQAAWDLIFREDLKLDELSPVDRGLADRVAEEASLRIWHMRLVESFVAVTGKYVIEKPSIDRFSETTLLLWDMITRIKGGDAFKRPKLGKQSVLITVGNPISVSDRFSIYQGNRRAAKQAVTDLTQELQMAMEKMIL